In one window of Bombus fervidus isolate BK054 chromosome 4, iyBomFerv1, whole genome shotgun sequence DNA:
- the Tefu gene encoding serine/threonine-protein kinase tefu isoform X1 encodes MSRYLERVQEILRNADSKKVARKKMCVQELLELYENEDAILEICENTKKRTQSIVDWSYIIHSVHRIVLNEADRLANKDSSNKGAITERNYTCILVKNTFRHANCHKVPLLKCEDIMPLILQILGTHIYEYYHDTYINVLNSYILPFRIYQVNMTQEHWEELLKMCLNLYKYMSSPISKRVVLDTLQMIIEYGCLHTNLFLNVKEILLFLESIFLDIERNGEILAESSYKVTYTICQQIAVEYRITLCHFSENILPNIIRLDSSVEKYKLLLFFVKIHHPKGVCKTCDGAYAYDWGKWYNSLKSMYLMILKDFKADILSKSFLWFAIEVFKQVMENPDLITEKTSFNNYDYIQPAKRRRIAVKINGPVDMLIDNNPEEAWPMIQVLTILFKQYPECLKSEDFPTFLKVLVDLFTLSLKKEKIMNNLFELAAVLLMNEKLCSIMDIENSNIYWDQIWDILLRSLNINQNEISTHKLTQLFIIHNKITNPNALLKLYLTNVIKWSIMSLRTLIVICEHLPLPTNMKVFNTNVYSPAMDTNSVRSCLIKWILNIPWHEVATQIRIDELCLLLIGITLKSKHQKQIKFNEYDTNDICDCLKIEQNTESFYEDIEHYYLLLKYKKNVFTKEKVENAEQKPEVNRYVLFMEDIVTYLINSLHVIIEDGNNALHIIIIKIAVVAKVLSMMRELNMVSKNIEDLSLIQALKNHIDIAYNSLEKITNPSRNKYNYLFNVTKALNTLYGTSYDTDIAKIIVTSATFKMVEKIFSLMNIEDNEISDYKTNRDYYDGYESRLNRHKYLGREVVQTKPCNFCDKGTIRIQTTKALALFCCMNLKERKCEIQIKLMDNLLKIDMYDLSHTVDFMMAITVLKSLSKYDKEELSKNHNELPLKNLLQLYHECYKDETIIRYILNVLPYFFNYALVYNYKLDNLMNIIARFNKLRFEKRYGVLAHKEFINCLSEIIYISPSHFCHTTCHTLNQMPIFEGVLSSLISHSFVVQVQIIKCIQKIYSLKNINFEWKETLFTKIEKSINKLTINNETDDKIKTDEKEITTASISLMLAAIISTNGTFQCRALLTMLQFSIDKMVESQIISKSISIIANKINYSNIMEENLSYLMTYWFNSKYSSQLFPWNLTQCKSEEQFYKIYSNTIAFIKFQNLELSSVISFCNYINLSFKQLIENIFPQIVSWLLYCINENNGNRSKTLVGKIFYKLKSNQDEFAEMRKFSNLFKEKFEEILIFLIERLHDEDYLEEILGERISFAISDPPHFKNKTMLICLKYIEENFIIPKMSIQYFLVYNCPRVLQKILSHLINNIYKKKFVEHKIKAFHQYIFFCSLIIKELKEEYFNTLSMYIIKDIGYSLLHIIKLFDDTLCKLGCKYFYKFIKHVSCVRVEDIKEILNFTVITLIPIAQAGKIPITLEILRFLIIDQKEILSDAIEKLNSFPNVPIFLEIRKIHNDLKYKAKEIHSLEQEVKHFLCTVTDKDIHYSIEDIVHLRIQLSTRKEELRELYDKLETFHGFFEDCTSSILHRLIYKLIKLTASSDINVSIEAVKCLGELGPTDLTSMIYFEKSHVKESSDLIEILSYKIIITMVQFLFQSDIEFRKISANILDVVLSSSWGQKLLDTEYMNNLKTVLNESQTVLPLNYIQPFIKNKNSKMSNIAINYTKINNIIKSDNTFWTTLSDGSYASWIIVLTCNILECFTGFYSENLIPICTLSTDFCEIILPRIIFLIIHIDKRFMSTISLCINTFFEYHFDFTIKTSIPSHKFTNCDHCIVRCMLNIVNYIRMQVPNNDLEFNYICIAKAAKYCSAFFTAILYAEMSCETILNDYNNFTNISKIDYVYEKSAEQGKVIQNILRDSYAKIGDFDAINGTGSSHLHDHSTRIQHYIHTNKWDKVMPAQDVELSSGNMSVIKEMANGLYQSGLHYLLSNFISTMSNNGVKIDEDIQYECAWRLSNWNICETNQALYPQNNCNLKLEVTEHDYHFYHYEALKYFHEGNETAIQNAIQNARINIIKALKNTNLESSKTIYEKLMQLQLINEIEELSFAKQGEYEKILHKWQQQDIANFNEFQYIEPILTQRTVMFQINDTLINNANIKSALFNTYLQISKIAADKDNLHIATRSLDILIKQKGIPSKIQDQLLYQESLLALVRKDLDVGRFLLRNLMQKETLDAKLRAQILRVYGDWMAETKSENPQTVIEKYYLKSIDINTLISTQNTDTIKDLHDTQVALARFADNQYQQISSYMKSPQFENLKECITYSYKGINKHSISEDKDIRSVMILNQRQNTNDVAELEHIQKEKDNYLILALKYYLIALQHSENYNLLIFRIIALWLDNIHQKEVNDLLQENLNRLPSFKFIPLVPQLAAHMNDEFNEFSEKIYNIMQRCALEHPHHTLPVLLALKNLYGDYDYNTARKSRTLEPRVLGTQKLLQEIKESDINLIIQEMEKLSHALVMLANLSTISNKSGHEIKIPRNQKILKIKNFENIFVLTLTIDVRPSRNYNNVIGIAKYTESYETVGGINTPKKLTCIGTDGIYRHELIKGRDDLRQDAVMQQVFNVMNILLKSRKDTKRRKLTIRTYKVVPLTQRSGILEWCDKTIPIVTILVGSGTIQGLHEKYYPKDYKAHYCRDKLAAVGKSSTNVKLKVFMDCCAHMHPVMHHFFIERYPSPETWFERRLAYTRSIATTSMAGYILGLGDRHLSNILIDQRTAEVIHIDFGIAFEQGKVLPVPETIPFRLTRNIEDGMGVSGVEGTMRHCCEKTLTVLRDQRQIIITLLQVLLYDPLFKWTITPAEARDIQSGTSSKLVENNQCSRATNKTAERALLRIEQKLQGTEEGLASSVSGQVERLIQEAHDPMNLCRLYCGWQPYL; translated from the exons ATGTCAAGATATTTGGAAAGAGTAcaagaaatattaagaaatgcAGATAGTAAGAAAGTTGCAAGAAAGAag ATGTGTGTTCAggaattattagaattatatgaaaatgaagATGCAATACTAGAAATTTgtgaaaatacaaagaaaagaaCACAAAGTATTGTAGATTGgtcatatataatacatagtgTCCATAGGATagtattaaat gAAGCAGATAGACTTGCTAATAAAGATTCTTCTAATAAAGGAGCAATAACTGAACGAAATTATACATGCATACTTgtgaaaaatacatttcgaCATGCAAATTGTCATAAAGTACCACTTTTAAAATGTGAAGATATAATGcctttaattttacaaattttaggGACACATATATACGAATATTATCACGATACTTATATAAATGTGCTAAATTCTTATATACTACCATTTAGAATATATCAGGTGAACATGACTCAAGAACATTGGgaggaattgttaaaaatgtgtttaaatttatataaatatatgtcatCTCCTATAAGTAAAAGAGTTGTTTTAGATACATTGCAAATGATCATTGAGTATGGTTGTTtgcatacaaatttatttttaaatgtaaaagaaatactattatttttag AAAGTATTTTCCTTGATATAGAAAGAAATGGAGAAATTTTAGCTGAATCTAGTTACAAAGTTACATATACAATATGTCAACAAATTGCAGtagaatatagaattacactGTGTCATTttagtgaaaatattttaccaaatataATCAGATTGGACAGTTctgttgaaaaatataaacttttactattttttgtaaaaattcatCACCCAAAAGGAGTATGTAAAACATGCGATGGTGCTTATGCTTATGATTGGGGAAAATGGTACAATTCTCTTAAAAGTATGTATCTAATGATTTTGAAAGATTTTAAAGCTGATATACTTTCAAAGAGCTTCCTTTGGTTTGCAATTGAAg tttttaaacAAGTAATGGAAAATCCAGATTTGATCACTGAGAAAACATCATTCaataattatgattatatACAACCAGCAAAACGCAGACGAATTGCTGTCAAAATAAATGGACCGGTTGATATGCTTATTGATAATAATCCAGAAGAAGCTTGGCCCATGATACAGGTCTTAACAATATTGTTTAAGCAATATCCTGAATGTTTAAAATCAGAAGATTTTCcaacatttttaaaagttttagtggatctttttacattatctcttaagaaagaaaagatcatgaataatttatttgaactAGCTGCTGTTTTGttaatgaatgaaaaattatgttcCATAATGgatatagaaaattcaaatatttattgggACCAAATATGGGATATTTTATTAag ATCATTAAACATaaatcaaaatgaaatatcaacTCATAAACTCACACagctttttataatacataataaaataacaaatccaAATGCACTTTTAAAGCTATATTTGACAAATGTTATTAAGTGGTCTATTATGAGTCTTCGTACATTAATAGTAATCTGTGAACATTTGCCTTTGCCTACTAATATGAAAgtatttaatacaaatgtaTATTCACCAGCAATGGATACAAATTCTGTTAGGTCATGTCTTATAAAatggatattaaatattccttGGCACGAAGTGGCAACACAGATAAGAATTGATGAACTGTGCTTATTACTTATTGGCATAACATTAAAGTCAAAACatcagaaacaaataaaattcaatgaatATGATACTAATGACATATGtgattgtttaaaaattgaacaaaataCTGAGTCATTTTATGAAGACATTGaacattattatttgttattaaagtataaaaaaaatgtattcacTAAAGAAAAGGTGGAAAATGCAGAACAAAAGCCAGAAGTAAATAGATATGTACTGTTTATGGAAGATATTGtaacttatttaataaacagtTTACATGTTATTATTGAAGATGGAAATAATGCTCTtcacataattataataaagattGCGGTTGTAGCAAAAGTTTTATCAATGATGAGAGAATTGAATATGGTAtctaaaaatatcgaagatcTATCTTTGATACAAGCATTGAAAAATCATATAGACATTGCTTATAATTCATTGGAAAAAATAACTAATCCatcaagaaacaaatataattatttatttaatgtaacAAAAGCACTTAATACATTGTATGGAACATCATATGATACTGATATagcaaaaataattgttacatCTGCAACATTCAAAATGGTAGAAAAGATATTTAGTTTAATGAATATTGAGGACAATGAAATTTCCGATTATAAAACTAATCGTGATTATTATGATGGCTATGAGTCTAGACTAAATAGACATAAATATTTAGGTAGAGAAGTCGTACAAACAAAGCCGTGTAACTTTTGTGACAAAGGTACAATAAGGATACAAACAACAAAAGCATTAGCATTATTCTGTTGTATGAActtaaaggaaagaaaatgtgaaattcaaataaaacttATGGATAACTTGCTTAAAATTGATATGTATGATCTTTCACATACAGTTGATTTTATGATGGCTATAACAGTTTTAAAATCTCTATCAAAATATGATAAAGAAGAGTTATCGAAAAATCACAATGAACTaccattgaaaaatttgttgcaATTATATCACGAATGCTATAAAGATGAAacaattatacgttatatattaaatgttttaccatatttctttaattatgcCTTAGTTTACAATTACAAGTTAGataatttaatgaatattattgCTCGATTTAATAAGCTACgatttgaaaaaagatatgGTGTCCTTGCTcataaagaatttattaattgtctctcagaaattatttatattagtcCTTCCCATTTCTGTCATACTACATGTCATACTTTGAATCAAATGCCAATATTTGAAGGAGTTTTATCATCCCTTATTAGTCATTCATTTGTTGTACAAGTGCAAATAATTAAGTGTATACAAAAGATATATTctttaaagaatattaatttcgaatggaaagaaacattatttacaaaaatagaaaagtcaATAAACAAGTTAACCATTAACAATGAAACAGATGACAAAATAAAAACAGACGAGAAGGAAATTACAACAGCAAGTATTTCACTAATGCTTGCTGCTATAATATCTACCAATGGAACATTTCAATGTCGTGCATTATTAACAATGTTACAGTTTAGCATTGACAAAATGGTAGAAAgtcaaataatttcaaaatcaatAAGTATTATAGcaaataaaatcaattattcaaacatcatggaagaaaATTTAAGTTATTTAATGACATACTGgtttaattcaaaatattcatcACAATTATTTCCTTGGAATTTAACACAATGTAAATCAGaagaacaattttataaaatatatagtaatacaatagcatttattaaatttcaaaatctagAACTTTCTAGTGTCATTTCCTTTTGCAATTATATTAACTTATCATTTAAACAacttattgaaaatatttttccacaaaTTGTATCATGGCTATTATATTgcattaatgaaaataatggaaatagaTCAAAAACATTagtaggaaaaatattttataaattaaaatcaaatcaAGATGAATTTGCTGAAATGAGGAAGTTCTCTAACttgtttaaagaaaaatttgaagaaatattaatatttcttattgaaAGATTACACGATGAAGATTACCTTGAAGAAATATTGGGAGAAAGAATATCATTTGCAATATCAGATCCTCCtcattttaaaaacaaaacaatGCTTATTTGTTTGAAGTACATAGAAGAAAACTTTATTATACCAAAAATGTCTATACAATACTTTTTAGTTTATAATTGCCCAAGagtattacaaaaaatattatcacatttaattaataatatctataaaaagaaatttgtggAACATAAGATAAAAGCTTTTCATCAGTACATATTCTTTTGTTCATTGATTATTAAAGAattgaaagaagaatatttcaatacaTTGTCTATGTATATCATAAAAGATATTGGTTACAGTTTACTTcacataattaaattatttgacGATACCCTTTGTAAACTaggatgtaaatatttttacaaatttataaaacatgtTTCGTGTGTAAGAGTTgaagacatcaaagaaattttgaatttcactGTCATAACTTTAATTCCTATAGCACAAGCAGGGAAAATACCTATAACTCTAGAAATACTTCGGTTCTTAATAATTGAtcaaaaggaaatattatctgatgcaatagaaaaattaaattcatttccAAATGTtcctatatttttagaaatacgaAAGATACATaatgatttgaaatataaagcaAAGGAAATTCATAGTTTGGAACAAGaagtaaaacattttttgtgTACAGTGACTGATAAAGATATACATTATAGTATAGAAGATATTGTTCATTTACGAATACAATTATCtacaagaaaagaagaattacGAGAACTATATGATAAACTTGAAACATTTCATGGTTTTTTTGAAGATTGTACCTCAAGCATATTGCATCGATTGATATACAAACTCATAAAATTAACAGCATCATCTGatataaatgtttcaattGAAGCTGTAAAATGTTTAGGCGAATTAGGACCAACTGATTTGACATCaatgatatattttgagaaaagTCATGTTAAAGAATCTTCtgatttaatagaaatattatcatataaaataataataacaatggtacaatttttatttcaaagtgaTATTGAGTTTCGAAAAATTAGTGCTAATATACTGGATGTTGTACTTTCATCTTCTTGGGGACAAAAGTTGTTAGATACTGAATACATGAACAATCTAAAAACTGTTTTGAATGAATCACAGacagtattacctttaaattatattcagcCATTTATAAAGAACAAAAACTCAAAAATGAGCAACATTGCTATAAACTacacaaaaattaataatattataaagtcAGATAATACCTTTTGGACAACTCTATCCGATGGTTCATATGCTagttggattatagtattaacATGTAATATTTTAGAGTGTTTTACAGGATTTTATTCTGAAAATTTAATCCCTATTTGTACGTTAAGTACTGATttttgtgaaataattttaccaagaattatttttttgataATTCATATAGATAAACGGTTTATGAGTACCATATCTTTGTgtattaatacattttttgaatatcattttgattttacaataaaaacaaGCATTCCTTcacataaatttacaaattgtgATCATTGTATTGTACGTTGTATGTTGAATATTGTGAACTACATTAGAATGCAAGTTCCAAACAATgatttagaatttaattatatatgtattgcaAAAGCTGCCAAATATTGTTCAGCATTTTTTACTGCAATATTATATGCAGAAATGTCTTGTGAAACTATTttaaatgattataataaCTTTACTAATATCTCAAAAATTGATTATGTCTATGAAAAATCAGCTGAACAAGGGAaagtaatacaaaatatacttAGAGATTCTTACGCTAAGATAGGTGATTTTGATGCAATTAATGGCACTGGTTCTTCACATTTGCATGATCATTCCACTCGTAttcaacattatatacataccaATAAATGGGATAAAGTAATGCCTGCACAAGATGTTGAACTTTCTTCTGGGAATATGTCAGTAATTAAAG AAATGGCAAATGGATTATATCAGTCTGGTCTTCATTATTTACttagtaattttatatctaCTATGTCAAATAATGGTGTAAAAATAGATGAAGACATTCAGTATGAATGTGCTTGGCGACTTAGCAATTGGAATATTTGTGAGACAAATCAAGCTTTATATCCACAAAATaactgtaatttaaaattagaagTAACTGAACATGATTATCACTTTTATCATTATGaagcattaaaatattttcatgaagGTAATGAGACAGCTATACAGAATGCAATTCAAAATGCTCgcataaatattatcaaaGCACTTAAGAACACTAATCTAG aaagtaGTAAAACTATATATGAAAAGTTAATGCAGttgcaattaattaatgaaattgaagAGTTAAGCTTTGCTAAACAAGGCGAATATGAAAAAATCTTACATAAATGGCAACAGCAGGATATtgcaaattttaatgaatttcaatatattgaaCCCATTTTAACTCAAAGAACTGTtatgtttcaaataaatgatactttaattaataacgcaaatattaaaagtgcgctttttaatacatatttgcaaatatcaaaaatagCAGCAGATAAAGATAATTTGCATATTGCTACACGTTCATTag atatcttaataaaacaaaagggTATACCATCAAAAATTCAAGATCAATTACTTTATCAAGAATCTTTATTAGCACTAGTTAGGAAAGATTTAGATGTTGGACGATTTCTTTTACGTAACTTAATGCAAAAGGAAACTTTAGATGCAAAATTACGAGCACAAATATTAAGAGTTTATGGAGATTGGATGGCTGAAACAAAATCAGAAAATCCCCAG actgtgatagaaaaatattacttaaaatCTATAGATATAAACACATTAATTAGTACACAAAATACTGATACAATTAAAGATTTACATGATACACAAGTAGCTTTAGCTCGTTTTGCTGATAATCAGTATCAGCAAATTAGTTCATATATGAAATCTCCCCAGTTTGAAAATCTAAAAGAATGTATTACATATTCCTATAAAGGAATTAATAAACATTCAATTAGTGAAGATAAAGATATTAGAAGTGTAATGATTTTAAACCAAAGACAAAATACGAATGATGTTGCAGAACTGGAAcatatacaaaaagaaaaagataattatttgattttagcATTAAA GTATTATTTAATAGCACTACAGCACAgcgaaaattataatttgttaatatttagaataattgCACTTTGGTTAGACAATATACATCAAAAGGAAGTTAACGATTTATTGCAAGAAAATCTTAACAGATTACcatctttcaaatttattccaCTTGTGCCACAATTAGCTGCGCATATGAATGATGAATTTAATGAGTtttctgaaaaaatatataacattatgcaaCGTTGTGCTTTAGAACATCCACATCATACATTACCAGTTCTGTtagcattaaaaaatttatatggtGATTATGATTATAATACAGCTAGAAAAAGTAGAACACTAGAACCAAGAGTTCTTGGAACACAAAAATTGTtacaagaaataaaagaatcagatataaatttaattatacaagAAATGGAAAAGTTATCACATGCTTTAGTTATGTTGGCTAATCTTTCaactatttcaaataaat caggtcatgaaattaaaataccaagaaatcaaaaaattttaaagattaaaaattttgaaaacataTTTGTGCTAACGTTAACAATTGATGTACGACCATCCAGAAATTACAACAATGTGATTGGCATTGCTAAATATACAGAATCATATGAAACTGTTGGAGGTATAAATACTCCAAAAAAATTAACTTGTATTGGTACAGATGGCATATATAGACATGAATTAATAAAG GGAAGAGATGATTTACGACAAGATGCTGTAATGCAACAAGTGTTTAATGTAATgaatatattgttaaaatCTCGTAAAGATACTAAACGTAGAAAATTAACAATTAGAACTTACAAG GTTGTGCCATTAACGCAAAGATCAGGAATACTTGAATGGTGTGATAAAACAATACCTATCGTAACTATATTGGTAGGTTCAGGTACTATTCAAGGACTTCACGAGAAATACTATCCAAAGGATTATAAAGCACATTATTGTAGAGACAAACTAGCA gCAGTGGGAAAATCATCAACTAATGTAAAGTTGAAAGTATTTATGGATTGTTGTGCACATATGCATCCAGTGATGCATCACTTTTTTATAGAAAGATATCCATCACCTGAAACATGGTTTGAACGCAGATTAGCGTATACACgcag TATAGCAACAACATCAATGGCAGGATATATTTTAGGATTAGGAGATAGACATTTAAGTAATATCTTAATTGATCAAAGAACTGCTGAAGTAATTCATATTGATTTTG GCATAGCATTTGAACAAGGTAAGGTATTACCAGTTCCTGAAACCATTCCATTTCGACTTACACGAAATATTGAAGACGGTATGGGTGTATCTGGAGTAGAGGGAACAATGAGACATTGCTGTGAGAAAACATTAACCGTATTACGTGATCAAagacaaataattataacactGCTTCAAGTTCTTTTATATGATCCATTATTTAAATGGACTATAACGCCCGCTGAAGCACGTGACATTCAAAGCGGAACTTCATCAAAATTAGTCGAAAATAatcaat GTTCTAGAGCAACTAATAAGACAGCAGAAAGAGCTCTTTTGAGAATAGAGCAAAAACTACAAGGCACTGAAGAAGGATTAGCATCTAGTGTATCTGGTCAAGTTGAAAGACTTATACAAGAAGCCCATGATCCTATGAATCTTTGTCGTTTATATTGTGGATGGCAACCATACCTATAA